In the genome of Xiphias gladius isolate SHS-SW01 ecotype Sanya breed wild chromosome 1, ASM1685928v1, whole genome shotgun sequence, the window TCCAGCAGTGTGAGGAGCCTCGTTTCACCATCGAGCAGATTGACCTCCTCCAGAGGCTAAGGAGGACGGGGATCACCCAGGCGGAGGTCCTCCACGCCCTGGACACCCTGGACCATCTGGACCGTCAACATGGACGCAAGTTGACCCATAAACCTTCCTACATGCCTCCTTCATCTTCCTTATCTTCTTCCAGCACTGTCACCGCCTCTTCCTCCATGACTTCCACCGCCACTCAGACAAGTTTCCCGGACAACCAACTCTCACTGTCTCCTAATAACAACTATGACACCACCTCCCTGCCTCTACCAGTTCCAGTAGCCTCACCTGTTGTCATGGCAGCGGTAGCTCAGAATGGTATAGTTGCTGTCAGCAATGGGAAGCTGTCACCACCCCGGTTTCCTCTTGGTGTGGTTAGCGGCAGTGTGACGGCACCAGGCTACGGGTTTGAGGCCAGTGAAGAGGACATAGATGTCGATGACAAGGTGGAGGACTTGATGAGGTAAGACCAAACCAGACTTATCTTAGACTAGGCTAGAACAGGACTGACTAGACGAGGATGAACCAGGCCAAACCAGCTCACAGCATTTGGGACAGTTTCATCCACCGCATGGGAAACAGTTTCAGATGCTTCCCATAGAGAAGCTCggggaaaactgaaaaatactgtttgaaaacacagtCAAAATGAGCTTTTTACTGCCCCCTGGGGATGGAGGGCAGAAAACACCCACTACATATACGGTTAATGACAGCTGCGGTTGTTGTGGGTGTTTTCCTCACCAGCCAGAAGGGGCAGCAATGAGCCCATTCTACATCAAAAGACACCACCCACCAAAGACGAGATTTATACTGTATTGGAAGTTTTTTCTAACATAATGCTTTGGTTTTACAAGCGGGACGGCTTCAAAGATGAGGACTAACAGGGGGGTTTGgcaaatgtatgtttgtttaaCTTTCCCTCTGCTGATAAAGCAGCGTACATCTGTTTCCCTGAGCTTCTTAACCTGGCATTTTTGAGGAGTCGGCCCCAAATGGGATTAAACCAAGGAAAGACCAGTATTCCACATCTCAGATAAAATGCTTTATTAAGCATGGGCATTGTATAGGACGCCTTTCCTCTGTGGGCACACTGGCACTGAGCAAAGGtgtgttttctgacaaaaatcTCTGGTAACATGTCAGttttaaacaaagaagaagggcaaaaaaaaaaagaccacaaacaTAAACTTGTTTCACCAGTTGGCAAACTTGATGCAACATGCATTTGGAAATGTTTCCTTAGCCTACCAAAAACAGTGTTGCTGACAGTATATAAGAGAGGCGGTACTTAGGGCACAGGCACTAGTACCTACcaactgtattttgtttgccAGAAACATGACAATAATTACTACTCATAATTAtgattattgtaattttttgtaaCAAAAAGCCTGATGGTCGACAAGCCTGCTCATAGCGCACACTGAATCTGAATTACCACCTACATGCTAAcgcatactgtacacacacacacacacacgcacacgcacacaccctcCAGTGCCTCTCATCTGTAGTCTGcagccagacagcagcagtCAGAGTGATATTGATTTGAGTGTATGTGAAGATGAAATCCAACCAGAAGAGCAGAGAATATTACAACAGAATTGGGCCTTAAATTCCTTCACATATTGAGCTGCAACAGCTACTGCTGTTCATAAACTGAGTTACAGCTGGTTTAAGTAAAGTGACTGTTGTCTTGTGCAATGTGTGTTAGTAATGTCCAACTGCTGGAGATCTAGACATTTATTATACTTTGTGTAAACAGTATATTCTCTCCTTGTAGAAGGGACAGTGCTTTGATCAAGGAGGAGATTAAGTCCTTCCTGGCGAACAGGCGGATTTCCCAGGCTGTGGTTGCTCAGGTAACGGGTGAGTATCAACTTCATCCGTACTTAAACCAGGCCCACTAAATCAGTACCAGAAAGAGGTGGCATGTCAGCAAGCATCCAGCCAACTGACGATTCAGATCTCACtcagttcctcctcctcccagggATCAGTCAGAGTCGAATCTCCCACTGGCTCCTACAACAGGGATCGGACCTCAGTGAGCAGAAGAAACGAGCCTTCTTCCGCTGGTACCAGCTGGAGAAGACCAACCCAGGTAGCATCATCATAGACCTTCAGGCCAACATCTCCTACATAACCTTCCCCTTCTTTCACTtgtgaaaatatactgtaaaaaagggataaaaagtTTCTCATAAACCAGTCAGCTGCACTGAAATCGTGCCTGTCACTGTTGACTTCAGTGACACTTAGTTTCTTAACGCTGACTGAGCAAAAATCAGAGCATTTAGACCTTGACTAAATGAGGACATTCACTACTGTAACATAATGAGACAAAGAGATAGGAAATCTGTAAAGGTATGGGTTATAATGGACAATGTATGTCTGTCCTTGAGTAGGACCCTGGACATCCTGTTCTGACAGCTCTAATTCATTAGTGCAGAAAGTAATCTACCTCGCCTCATTGGTATTCAAAGCTATTACTACAATATGAACTAaaatgaggtgtgtgtttttttttttttaaagctataaTTTAGCAGCAGAGGACCAGTTTATGATATTTGGAGAGTTGTAGATGTAAGATAAGTCTTATTTGAGTCTTTTGAAAGAAAGAGTCCTGGcatatgttaatgtttttatgagCATCTTGAGAAGTTCCTTATTACAGTAAGACTGCAAAGACTAAACTGTTTTCCTGTGACTGAACAGTGACTACATTGTGTCAAGTTGAGGTCAGCTTACtggaatgtacagtatgataAAATGAGTACAGTCTAGTTCAAGTTATCCTGTGTCTTCACTTGGGAAAAAACAAGTGGCACAATGCTTTGATAAGAGTCTCTTGAGTTTAATTTGGTTCGTTGGCTCGAGGctctaaaataaatgaacataaGGATGTCAGAGGTCACTCCTGTCCTCACAATGTGAGGTGAAGTGTACATACATTAAAGGTACATACTAAATGATGTACAATGATTTCTTGTCATTACCATAATATAGATGTATTTTTAGGTGGAGGAACTGAATGGATAAAATTGTATGAATTAGCTGGGAAACTGTCTAAAGCATCACTCAGTATGACTTACTGAAACTAATATAAACTTTATTATTAATACTTTATGGCGTTTGTGACTTCAGGCGCCACTCTGGCCATGCGAGCTGCCCCGTTGGCCCTGGAGGACATGATGGACTGGCAACAAGCCCCGCCCCCCTTTGGCGCCTCCCCTGGGGGCTTCCGTCTGCGGCGGGGCAGCAGATTCACCTGGAGGAAGGAGTGTCTGGCTGTTatggagaggtgaggaggaggaggaggaggaggagtggacTGGCTGAAATGTAACAGTGTAATGTTTAATTTGCTGTGTCAttataactgtgtgtgtgtgtctgtgtggttttggttgtggttgtggttgtggttgtgaTTGTGTGTACAAAGCTACTTCAGTGATAACCAGTACCCTGATGaagcaaagagagaggagattGCCACTGCCTGCAACGCTGTCATTCAGAAACCAGGTAGGTAAAAGCAGGGCTGAATGACTTTGACTGAAGTCATAATCCATAGTACATTatcaaatattataaatataattattgattattagtAAACTTTCACTTGATTTACAAAATAGTTTTACTCTTTAGTTTTTGGAGCTTCCCTAACAGTTACAAAGTAGGCATTTATCTCTTAAATCAGTTGGAGCTTTTTATTGAGTGAAAGGCAAGGGGTCattgtcttgctcaaggacacataGCTCTTCTTTGGCGTGTAACTTCATGGATGTTTCTCTGAAATTAACTAGCTATGAATTATATCATTTAGTAAGTAGTGAGTGGAAATAAATGATTATACATAA includes:
- the LOC120807407 gene encoding homeobox-containing protein 1-like isoform X4, coding for MFQQCEEPRFTIEQIDLLQRLRRTGITQAEVLHALDTLDHLDRQHGRKLTHKPSYMPPSSSLSSSSTVTASSSMTSTATQTSFPDNQLSLSPNNNYDTTSLPLPVPVASPVVMAAVAQNGIVAVSNGKLSPPRFPLGVVSGSVTAPGYGFEASEEDIDVDDKVEDLMRRDSALIKEEIKSFLANRRISQAVVAQVTGISQSRISHWLLQQGSDLSEQKKRAFFRWYQLEKTNPGATLAMRAAPLALEDMMDWQQAPPPFGASPGGFRLRRGSRFTWRKECLAVMESYFSDNQYPDEAKREEIATACNAVIQKPGKKLSDLERVTSLKVYNWFANRRKDIKRRANIEAAILESHGIEVQSPGGQSNSDEVDGNDFPDPVPTLLPSWFTTLGRGSLSGQRGTSLIGRSLVTGTGPQAEGSRLTGVSWSPPSPSLQDEPTIQSVLSEPQDPVRLEKAAVTHSNQALTNQVDGAGCSMGNEIKTETLEDD
- the LOC120807407 gene encoding homeobox-containing protein 1-like isoform X1; this encodes MFQQCEEPRFTIEQIDLLQRLRRTGITQAEVLHALDTLDHLDRQHGRKLTHKPSYMPPSSSLSSSSTVTASSSMTSTATQTSFPDNQLSLSPNNNYDTTSLPLPVPVASPVVMAAVAQNGIVAVSNGKLSPPRFPLGVVSGSVTAPGYGFEASEEDIDVDDKVEDLMRRDSALIKEEIKSFLANRRISQAVVAQVTGISQSRISHWLLQQGSDLSEQKKRAFFRWYQLEKTNPGATLAMRAAPLALEDMMDWQQAPPPFGASPGGFRLRRGSRFTWRKECLAVMESYFSDNQYPDEAKREEIATACNAVIQKPGKKLSDLERVTSLKVYNWFANRRKDIKRRANIEAAILESHGIEVQSPGGQSNSDEVDGNDFPDPGCEVSLFDKRASARQFGFSRADLSSPTQVPTLLPSWFTTLGRGSLSGQRGTSLIGRSLVTGTGPQAEGSRLTGVSWSPPSPSLQDEPTIQSVLSEPQDPVRLEKAAVTHSNQALTNQVDGAGCSMGNEIKTETLEDD
- the LOC120807407 gene encoding homeobox-containing protein 1-like isoform X2 — its product is MFQQCEEPRFTIEQIDLLQRLRRTGITQAEVLHALDTLDHLDRQHGRKLTHKPSYMPPSSSLSSSSTVTASSSMTSTATQTSFPDNQLSLSPNNNYDTTSLPLPVPVASPVVMAAVAQNGIVAVSNGKLSPPRFPLGVVSGSVTAPGYGFEASEEDIDVDDKVEDLMRRDSALIKEEIKSFLANRRISQAVVAQVTGISQSRISHWLLQQGSDLSEQKKRAFFRWYQLEKTNPGATLAMRAAPLALEDMMDWQQAPPPFGASPGGFRLRRGSRFTWRKECLAVMESYFSDNQYPDEAKREEIATACNAVIQKPGKKLSDLERVTSLKVYNWFANRRKDIKRRANIAAILESHGIEVQSPGGQSNSDEVDGNDFPDPGCEVSLFDKRASARQFGFSRADLSSPTQVPTLLPSWFTTLGRGSLSGQRGTSLIGRSLVTGTGPQAEGSRLTGVSWSPPSPSLQDEPTIQSVLSEPQDPVRLEKAAVTHSNQALTNQVDGAGCSMGNEIKTETLEDD
- the LOC120807407 gene encoding homeobox-containing protein 1-like isoform X3; amino-acid sequence: MFQQCEEPRFTIEQIDLLQRLRRTGITQAEVLHALDTLDHLDRQHGRKLTHKPSYMPPSSSLSSSSTVTASSSMTSTATQTSFPDNQLSLSPNNNYDTTSLPLPVPVASPVVMAAVAQNGIVAVSNGKLSPPRFPLGVVSGSVTAPGYGFEASEEDIDVDDKVEDLMRRDSALIKEEIKSFLANRRISQAVVAQVTGISQSRISHWLLQQGSDLSEQKKRAFFRWYQLEKTNPGATLAMRAAPLALEDMMDWQQAPPPFGASPGGFRLRRGSRFTWRKECLAVMESYFSDNQYPDEAKREEIATACNAVIQKPGKKLSDLERVTSLKVYNWFANRRKDIKRRANIAILESHGIEVQSPGGQSNSDEVDGNDFPDPGCEVSLFDKRASARQFGFSRADLSSPTQVPTLLPSWFTTLGRGSLSGQRGTSLIGRSLVTGTGPQAEGSRLTGVSWSPPSPSLQDEPTIQSVLSEPQDPVRLEKAAVTHSNQALTNQVDGAGCSMGNEIKTETLEDD